The DNA region GGCGGCCTGCGCCACCGGCCTGAAGCTCGGGACCATGTTGGCGATCAGGCCGCGAAGGCCGACAATCGGATCGAGGTCGCCTTCACCTGAAAGGCGCAGCGCCAGCCGCTCCAATCCGGTCGGCCCAATCGCCGTCATCGGCCGCTGATGATCGTCGGCGCGGTGCCGTCGGCAATGTTCGCGAACAGCAGATTGTTGCCCAGGCTCTGCGTCGCACCGCTGATCGCAGTGGTGTTGGAATTGACGCTTGAGTTCTGCACCGCAACCGTTCCCCCCGTGGCAATGCCCGTCGAATTGAACGAGATTTGCGACGAGCTGACGCCCACGAACGCACCGCCGTCGACCTGGATTCCCGACGTGGTGTTGGCGGTGAACACCGAGTTCTTGATCATGACGCGTCCGCCGCTGCCGACGGCAAGGCCATAGCTGTTATAAGCGGAGCTGACGTTGTCGAGTTCGGCCCCGATCGTCCCGCTCGATGGCGCGACGAGGATGCCGACGCCTTGAATGTTCACGATGCTGCTGTTGCGGATCACCAGCACCCCAGGTCCGGCCCGGTGATCCTTGATTCCGGGCATGAAGGAGGTACTCACAAGGACGTTCTCGAGGTAAACGCTGGCCGCGGCGATGATATCGATTCCACCGCGACCAAATCCGTCTATCGCGATATTCCGGAGCGTAACGATTTTCCCGGGGGCGTTAATGGTGATAGCTTCGGCATTGGCGCCTCCACCTGACGCAACGCAATCGATCACGACTGAAATGGTTATCGTAGCACTTCCAAAATAGCCTGCATCGACGCACTGAATGGCCCCGCCGTCGCTCGTGTGGCCCAGCGCCACGCTGAGTGACTGGCACGGGGTGTTTATGAAGCAGCCGTTTGTGTCTTGTCCCTGGCCTGCAAGATAAGTGATCGAATTCTGCGCTCTTGCCAGCGAGGTCAATTGGACGGTGAACGCCGCGGCCGTCAGAACGATCGCAATCAACGTCAGTAAACGCTTCATGGCTATTGCTCCGTGGGAGAAAAAGGGGGTGGCGTGGGTCCGACGGCTGAAAACCGCGCGGCGGGCAGCGTGAGCCGATCACTGCCCGCTGACGATCGTCGGCGCGTTGCCGTCGTGAACGTTGGCGAAGATGCGGTTGTTGCCCAGGCTCTGCGTCGCGCCCTGGATCGCAGTGGTATTGGAGACGACGGTGGACCCTTGCAGCGAAACCGTCCCCTGTGCGGCGACGCCGGTCTGATTGAACGAGATTTCGCTCGAGCTGATGCTCACGAACCCGCCGCCATCCACCTGGATTCCCGTGGTGGCGTTGTCGGTGAACACCGAGTTCTTGATCATCACGCGGCCGCCGCTGCCGACGGCGAGCCCGT from Bradyrhizobium genosp. L includes:
- a CDS encoding 2-keto-3-deoxygluconate permease, whose amino-acid sequence is MTAIGPTGLERLALRLSGEGDLDPIVGLRGLIANMVPSFRPVAQAATALVATSCLMTAILVPILTGFGAKRMGHVTAEEAEAESYREGVEPI
- a CDS encoding right-handed parallel beta-helix repeat-containing protein, with protein sequence MKRLLTLIAIVLTAAAFTVQLTSLARAQNSITYLAGQGQDTNGCFINTPCQSLSVALGHTSDGGAIQCVDAGYFGSATITISVVIDCVASGGGANAEAITINAPGKIVTLRNIAIDGFGRGGIDIIAAASVYLENVLVSTSFMPGIKDHRAGPGVLVIRNSSIVNIQGVGILVAPSSGTIGAELDNVSSAYNSYGLAVGSGGRVMIKNSVFTANTTSGIQVDGGAFVGVSSSQISFNSTGIATGGTVAVQNSSVNSNTTAISGATQSLGNNLLFANIADGTAPTIISGR